A portion of the Nitrospira defluvii genome contains these proteins:
- a CDS encoding NADH-quinone oxidoreductase subunit C, producing the protein MSQLAKRIEDTFPGACTRVVEWRGDLAVTVKSETLRDVARFLRDDPAMRFDYIVHVSSVDWPDDEERFEVVYEVYSIRTRQRIRLKTRVSESDCIVDSLTDIWKGADFMEREVYDMMGIRFRNHPDLRRILMPDEYDEGYPLRKDFPLRGKGWRDTFEFLDEPTR; encoded by the coding sequence ATGAGTCAACTAGCAAAACGCATCGAGGACACCTTTCCCGGCGCCTGCACAAGAGTCGTCGAGTGGCGCGGAGATCTCGCCGTCACGGTGAAGTCTGAGACCCTGCGGGATGTGGCGCGGTTTCTGCGAGACGATCCCGCCATGCGGTTCGATTATATCGTCCATGTCAGCTCAGTCGACTGGCCTGACGATGAGGAACGGTTTGAAGTCGTATACGAAGTCTATTCAATTCGCACGCGACAGCGGATCCGCCTCAAAACGCGGGTGTCTGAATCAGACTGTATCGTGGATTCCCTGACTGACATCTGGAAAGGGGCCGATTTCATGGAGCGCGAGGTCTACGACATGATGGGTATCCGATTCCGGAACCATCCCGATCTTCGCCGCATTCTGATGCCGGACGAATACGACGAAGGGTATCCGCTGCGCAAAGACTTTCCGCTCCGTGGAAAGGGCTGGCGTGACACGTTCGAATTTTTGGATGAACCGACCCGGTAA
- the nuoD gene encoding NADH dehydrogenase (quinone) subunit D: protein MGPQHPSTHGVLKVILELEGERLVKSTPVMGFLHRGVEKLAEEGTYHQFIPHTDRLDYVCAMYNNFAYCRAVEKLMNITVPDRAEYLRTIVAEIQRIIGHQFWLGTQALDIGAMTVFFYCFRDREILLDWFDELCGARLTTSWYRIGGVERDFTPSLFAKLKQFLDYFPPKIDEYVIFLEKNRIWLARTKGVAVISAEDALSFGLSGPTLRGSGVDYDLRKYEPYSAYPKCEFSVPVGKNGDTYDRYWIRVQEMYESVKIIRQCLEQIQDGPIMADVPSVTLPPKERVFTNLESMIQQFKLFSQGFNAPPGEIYCGTEAHKGELGFYIVSTGGGKPYRLKIRAPSFIHMGAFDHMSKGYMIADAVTIFGTYDIVMGECDR, encoded by the coding sequence ATGGGACCGCAACACCCGAGCACTCACGGGGTGTTGAAAGTCATCCTTGAGTTGGAAGGCGAGAGGCTGGTCAAGTCAACCCCGGTCATGGGCTTTCTCCACCGAGGAGTGGAAAAACTGGCCGAGGAGGGAACCTATCATCAATTCATCCCGCACACCGATCGCCTCGACTATGTATGCGCGATGTATAACAACTTCGCCTACTGCCGGGCGGTTGAAAAATTGATGAACATCACAGTGCCGGACCGAGCCGAGTATCTGCGGACGATCGTGGCGGAAATTCAGCGCATCATCGGCCACCAGTTCTGGCTGGGCACTCAGGCACTCGACATTGGAGCGATGACGGTCTTTTTTTACTGCTTCCGAGACCGTGAAATTCTGCTGGACTGGTTTGACGAGCTGTGCGGCGCGCGACTCACCACCAGCTGGTACCGCATCGGGGGTGTGGAACGGGACTTTACACCATCCTTGTTCGCCAAGTTGAAGCAATTCCTCGATTACTTCCCGCCGAAAATCGACGAATACGTGATCTTCTTGGAGAAGAACCGCATCTGGCTCGCGCGAACCAAGGGCGTGGCCGTGATCTCGGCCGAGGATGCGTTGAGCTTCGGGCTGAGCGGACCGACCCTGCGCGGCTCCGGCGTCGACTACGACCTTCGCAAATACGAACCCTATTCGGCCTATCCGAAGTGTGAATTCAGCGTCCCCGTCGGCAAGAACGGCGACACCTATGATCGGTATTGGATTCGCGTGCAGGAGATGTACGAAAGCGTCAAGATCATCCGCCAGTGTCTTGAACAAATCCAGGACGGGCCGATCATGGCCGACGTCCCCAGCGTGACCCTGCCTCCCAAGGAACGCGTGTTCACCAACCTGGAATCCATGATTCAGCAGTTCAAACTGTTTTCACAAGGATTCAACGCGCCTCCCGGAGAAATCTACTGCGGGACCGAGGCGCATAAAGGCGAGCTGGGCTTTTACATCGTGAGTACGGGCGGCGGAAAGCCGTACCGACTCAAAATTCGCGCGCCCTCATTCATTCACATGGGCGCGTTCGATCATATGTCGAAAGGCTATATGATCGCCGACGCCGTGACGATTTTTGGAACCTACGACATCGTCATGGGCGAATGTGACCGTTGA
- a CDS encoding NADH-quinone oxidoreductase subunit A gives MAGSELLLEYLSRYFPVLVFVFVALAFGAGTLLISYFVQPKYPEPEKLSTYECGSEPFSDARMPFPVRYYIFAMLFVIFDVEVIFLYPWAIVFNKIGLIGLLEMLIFIGLFLVAYVYAWRKGALEWD, from the coding sequence ATGGCCGGTTCCGAGCTCCTCTTAGAGTATCTAAGCCGATACTTTCCCGTATTGGTCTTCGTGTTCGTGGCCCTTGCATTCGGTGCCGGCACGCTACTGATCAGCTATTTCGTCCAACCGAAGTACCCGGAGCCTGAGAAGCTATCTACCTATGAGTGCGGATCTGAACCCTTTTCCGACGCCAGAATGCCGTTTCCCGTGCGGTATTACATCTTTGCCATGCTGTTTGTAATTTTCGACGTAGAAGTGATCTTTTTATATCCCTGGGCCATTGTCTTCAACAAAATCGGCCTCATCGGCCTGCTCGAAATGCTGATCTTTATCGGTCTTTTCCTCGTCGCCTATGTGTATGCGTGGCGAAAAGGAGCCTTGGAATGGGACTAA
- the nuoK gene encoding NADH-quinone oxidoreductase subunit NuoK codes for MIPLSAYVVVSAILFTTGLLGVLIRRNFIIVLMSVEIMLNAATINLVAFSHYLESMQGQIVALFIIAIAAGEAAIGLAIIIVVFRGKISTNVDEMNLLKW; via the coding sequence ATGATTCCCTTATCCGCCTATGTCGTGGTCAGCGCCATCCTGTTTACAACAGGTCTCCTCGGGGTGCTCATCCGTCGCAACTTCATTATCGTGCTAATGTCCGTCGAGATCATGTTGAACGCGGCCACGATCAACCTGGTCGCCTTTTCGCACTATCTCGAATCCATGCAAGGACAAATCGTCGCCTTGTTTATCATCGCCATTGCGGCGGGGGAGGCGGCCATCGGGCTCGCGATCATCATTGTGGTGTTCCGCGGAAAAATTTCCACGAACGTCGACGAAATGAACCTGTTGAAGTGGTAA
- a CDS encoding NADH-quinone oxidoreductase subunit J family protein: MAFLFFAYFAVVSIVAGILTVSLKNPVQCGLALLALLLHVSGLFVMLNAEFLWAVQVIVYAGAILVLYLFVLMLLNLKTDDRYFHAKTPYLLAPAAIGLAYLVFLLVRSPFSGSRGDASTAAILLNGDAHAVGIKMFSDYLLQFEIIGVFLTGAIVGAIVLAKTPKSIETRRDA; encoded by the coding sequence ATGGCTTTCCTGTTTTTCGCGTATTTCGCAGTGGTCAGTATTGTCGCCGGCATTCTGACGGTCTCGCTGAAGAACCCGGTCCAGTGCGGCCTCGCCCTCCTGGCCCTGCTCCTTCACGTCTCAGGCCTGTTCGTTATGCTCAACGCCGAATTTCTCTGGGCGGTACAAGTCATCGTCTACGCCGGAGCGATCTTGGTGCTCTATTTGTTTGTCCTCATGCTGCTGAACCTCAAAACCGATGACCGATATTTCCACGCCAAGACTCCCTATCTGCTGGCTCCAGCTGCGATCGGCTTGGCCTATCTCGTGTTTCTGCTGGTCCGCTCGCCGTTTAGCGGTTCACGCGGCGATGCGTCAACGGCTGCCATCCTCCTCAACGGAGACGCCCATGCCGTCGGTATCAAGATGTTCAGCGACTATCTGCTCCAGTTTGAAATCATCGGTGTGTTTCTAACAGGGGCCATTGTCGGCGCGATTGTGCTGGCCAAAACTCCCAAGTCGATTGAAACGAGGCGGGACGCATGA
- a CDS encoding NADH-quinone oxidoreductase subunit B: MGLIQLGGHEKDGSPDVITLTVEKAVNWARKGSLWPMTFGLACCAIEMIAAVSSRYDMDRYGAGVFRASPRQSDLMIVAGTVCRRMAPVIRKIYDQMPEPKYVIAMGSCATSGNIYDSYSVVQGVDRFVPVDIYVPGCPPTPEALFDGILKLQERIMQKRVFLSQPKEVKDALKV, translated from the coding sequence ATGGGACTAATTCAACTGGGTGGCCACGAGAAGGACGGCTCCCCCGACGTCATCACCCTCACGGTGGAAAAAGCCGTGAATTGGGCCAGGAAGGGGTCCTTGTGGCCCATGACCTTTGGACTCGCCTGCTGCGCCATTGAAATGATCGCGGCCGTCTCATCCCGGTATGACATGGATCGCTATGGAGCAGGGGTCTTCCGAGCCAGTCCTCGCCAATCCGATCTCATGATCGTCGCGGGAACAGTGTGCCGGCGGATGGCCCCGGTGATCCGAAAAATCTACGACCAGATGCCCGAACCAAAATACGTCATTGCCATGGGCTCTTGCGCCACATCAGGCAACATTTACGACAGCTATAGTGTGGTGCAGGGAGTCGATCGATTCGTGCCGGTCGACATTTATGTGCCGGGATGCCCTCCGACTCCAGAAGCCCTATTCGATGGCATTCTGAAACTGCAAGAGCGCATCATGCAAAAGCGCGTGTTCCTCTCGCAACCGAAGGAAGTCAAGGACGCACTGAAAGTCTAA
- the nuoI gene encoding NADH-quinone oxidoreductase subunit NuoI, whose translation MSVGALTKKILHAALFYEIWDAMKVTFKHMFHRPITFQYPREQRTIPDGHRGALGLLRYADGRDRCVGCDLCEAACPSRCIKVISQEDPERPLQRFASEFYIDITKCVFCGYCVEACPVNALAMTKMYEFSTHDKRTLLFDKKRLYEVGARHLDDAKKYLYTHNQEKNSDESREYRYYFPQSVLKPTQSQPKHLS comes from the coding sequence ATGAGTGTCGGGGCGTTGACCAAAAAAATTCTTCATGCCGCGTTGTTCTACGAAATATGGGACGCCATGAAGGTGACGTTCAAACATATGTTTCACCGGCCCATCACCTTCCAGTACCCTCGCGAGCAACGCACGATTCCTGATGGTCATCGCGGCGCGCTCGGGTTGCTCCGTTATGCCGACGGACGGGACCGTTGCGTCGGCTGCGACCTTTGTGAAGCGGCCTGTCCATCCCGCTGCATCAAGGTCATCAGCCAGGAAGATCCAGAACGGCCCTTACAACGATTCGCGAGTGAGTTCTATATCGATATTACCAAATGCGTGTTTTGTGGCTATTGCGTGGAGGCCTGTCCGGTCAATGCGCTGGCCATGACCAAGATGTATGAATTCTCCACTCACGACAAACGTACCCTCCTTTTCGACAAGAAGCGCCTCTACGAGGTCGGCGCACGCCATCTCGACGACGCCAAGAAATATCTCTATACGCACAACCAAGAAAAGAACTCGGACGAGAGTCGAGAGTATCGCTATTACTTTCCACAATCAGTCCTCAAGCCTACACAGTCACAACCCAAACATTTGAGCTGA
- a CDS encoding molybdopterin-dependent oxidoreductase encodes MGLKPATNPDVEAATIELSIDGRTVSAKDGVSLYDVIASTGKIIPAMCYHYTFDPFGSCGMCLVMQEGKKAPVRSCTAKAAAGMVIRTEGDDLFAARKKAVEKHLSVHPLDCPVCDADGHCELQDMAFQHGVTNLANAKQKFIPEDTRSLVLDFNMNRCIACAECINVCKDVLMIDALQFMKKGGFNQVVAKGDQPLACEFCGDCLAVCPVGAITNKYSKYLYKPWQMKKTTTTCNYCGDGCQMHLETKDTEVVRVTSPLSWKNKWGDRSETAKGHGGLCVRGRFGFQYIDSEQRLRQPLVRIGDTLTETPWLDTMQTVIDRLSDIHRKHGPESIAGLITARCTNEELYLFQKLMRAGLRTNQLDSSARYGHLNYVHAVRHAVGIGRPLNDWEDLTKAKAILVIGSNITETNPLTAVRIKEAIRVYHSQVIVVDSATTNIAQLASHPLLVKPGTEPLLIDGLVKAVIEQDLVDETSTAQHPQAFAALKEAVAQVSLDQVSAQTGIPIAQIREVATIFAEAPRAIALCAEGIVRRSNGYQNVLKLIDLAWVTGKLGQPGSGVTTVTEEGNEQGAIDMGVAPEFLPGQARFDDPGARERFGKAWEVTLPATGTGANLLEILARIHSGQIKALYVIGENPLATLPASMNVKGALEKLQLLIVQDPFLTETAQLAHVVLPAATYAEKDGTFTNLEGKVLRVRQALDHVGESLPDWHIMTALANGLGYEWPYQSPQDVQNEIMKLLPGYYNLGQPRRISPSPDAYLSNGYAAEVPKRYRRPAAEASPGDDVRPFVLTMGQVLYHSGKMSTQASGLINIEPNNGRIRMNPADMEKLGLTEQSTVRLTSRQGSVQAGVKADPDIQAGSCFFPEHFNEPPVKDLMTTEADPVTGVPYFKSTRVTIEKVGA; translated from the coding sequence ATGGGCCTGAAACCAGCGACCAATCCCGACGTCGAAGCCGCTACCATAGAACTATCTATTGATGGAAGAACGGTATCGGCAAAGGACGGCGTCTCGCTCTACGACGTCATTGCCAGCACGGGCAAGATCATCCCTGCCATGTGCTACCACTATACCTTTGATCCTTTCGGATCTTGCGGCATGTGCCTGGTGATGCAAGAAGGCAAGAAGGCACCGGTTCGCTCCTGTACCGCAAAGGCCGCAGCCGGCATGGTCATCCGAACCGAGGGCGACGATCTGTTCGCGGCGCGCAAGAAAGCCGTCGAAAAACACCTATCCGTCCACCCACTGGATTGTCCGGTCTGCGATGCCGACGGACATTGCGAACTCCAGGATATGGCGTTCCAGCATGGCGTCACCAATCTCGCCAACGCCAAGCAAAAATTCATTCCCGAGGACACGCGAAGTCTGGTGCTGGACTTCAACATGAATCGCTGCATCGCGTGCGCAGAATGCATCAACGTCTGCAAAGACGTGCTGATGATCGACGCGCTGCAATTCATGAAAAAGGGCGGTTTCAACCAAGTCGTGGCCAAGGGCGACCAGCCGCTGGCCTGTGAATTCTGCGGAGACTGCCTGGCGGTCTGTCCCGTCGGAGCCATCACGAACAAATACTCCAAGTATTTGTACAAGCCCTGGCAGATGAAGAAGACTACGACCACGTGCAACTATTGCGGTGACGGCTGCCAGATGCACCTGGAGACCAAGGACACCGAAGTGGTCCGCGTCACGTCGCCGCTCTCGTGGAAGAATAAATGGGGTGATCGCTCCGAAACTGCCAAGGGCCACGGCGGGCTCTGCGTCCGGGGCCGATTCGGCTTTCAGTACATCGACAGCGAGCAGCGGCTTCGACAGCCCCTGGTCCGCATTGGTGACACCTTGACGGAAACGCCTTGGCTGGACACCATGCAAACGGTTATCGACCGGCTCTCCGACATCCACCGCAAGCATGGCCCTGAGTCCATCGCCGGACTCATCACCGCCCGCTGCACGAACGAAGAGCTCTACTTGTTCCAAAAGCTCATGCGGGCCGGTCTCAGAACCAACCAACTCGACAGTAGCGCGCGGTACGGTCATCTGAATTACGTGCATGCCGTTCGACATGCCGTCGGCATCGGCCGCCCGCTAAATGATTGGGAGGATCTCACCAAAGCCAAGGCCATCCTTGTTATCGGCTCGAACATCACCGAAACCAACCCGTTGACGGCCGTCCGCATCAAGGAAGCTATCCGCGTCTATCACTCCCAGGTGATCGTCGTAGACTCGGCCACGACCAACATCGCCCAACTCGCTTCGCATCCGCTCTTGGTGAAGCCTGGGACTGAACCACTGCTGATCGATGGACTCGTCAAGGCCGTCATCGAGCAGGATCTCGTGGATGAAACGAGCACGGCGCAGCACCCGCAGGCGTTTGCGGCGCTCAAGGAGGCGGTCGCACAGGTTTCACTCGACCAGGTTTCCGCTCAGACCGGCATCCCGATCGCTCAGATCCGCGAGGTAGCGACCATATTCGCCGAAGCCCCGCGTGCCATTGCGTTGTGCGCTGAAGGCATCGTTCGTCGGTCGAATGGCTACCAGAATGTCCTCAAGTTGATCGACCTCGCCTGGGTGACAGGGAAACTGGGACAGCCGGGATCCGGCGTGACGACCGTTACCGAAGAGGGCAATGAACAGGGCGCCATCGACATGGGTGTTGCGCCCGAATTTCTGCCCGGACAGGCTCGCTTCGATGATCCAGGCGCACGTGAACGCTTCGGCAAGGCTTGGGAAGTCACCCTGCCCGCCACCGGGACTGGTGCCAACCTGCTTGAGATTCTGGCGCGCATTCACAGCGGCCAAATCAAAGCCCTCTACGTAATCGGAGAAAACCCGTTAGCCACTTTGCCCGCCTCGATGAACGTGAAGGGCGCCCTCGAAAAGCTGCAACTCCTGATTGTCCAGGATCCGTTCCTCACTGAGACGGCCCAACTCGCGCACGTCGTGCTGCCCGCAGCTACCTATGCCGAAAAAGACGGCACCTTCACCAACCTTGAGGGGAAAGTATTGCGCGTCCGACAGGCCCTCGATCATGTCGGCGAAAGCCTGCCGGATTGGCACATCATGACCGCACTGGCCAACGGCCTTGGCTACGAGTGGCCCTACCAATCCCCTCAGGACGTGCAGAACGAAATCATGAAGCTGCTGCCCGGTTACTACAATCTCGGCCAGCCTCGGCGGATCTCGCCCTCGCCAGACGCCTATCTCTCGAACGGCTATGCAGCCGAGGTCCCCAAACGTTATCGTCGCCCTGCAGCAGAAGCTTCTCCAGGTGACGATGTCCGGCCATTTGTCCTCACGATGGGGCAAGTGCTCTATCACTCAGGGAAAATGTCCACCCAGGCTTCGGGACTCATCAACATCGAGCCCAACAACGGACGGATACGAATGAATCCGGCCGATATGGAGAAACTCGGCCTCACCGAGCAGTCCACCGTTCGACTGACGTCTCGACAAGGCTCCGTGCAGGCGGGGGTGAAAGCCGACCCGGACATTCAGGCCGGGTCCTGCTTCTTCCCTGAACATTTCAACGAACCGCCGGTGAAAGATTTGATGACCACGGAGGCCGATCCAGTGACCGGGGTGCCATATTTCAAATCGACTCGTGTAACGATTGAAAAGGTTGGTGCGTAA